A window of the Schlesneria paludicola DSM 18645 genome harbors these coding sequences:
- a CDS encoding polysaccharide deacetylase family protein: MNIQSRGNAANMWTCSRREWLRTAIATGMSGGAALALNRQRLTAAESDQALIAITLDLEMSANFPTRETTHWNFEKGNLNDETKQYSVEAARRVKAAGGLLHFFAVGRVFEHPSVDWLKEILQEGHPVGNHTYDHINVTATTVKDLQFRFQRAPWLLRDLTVADAIRDNILLMSKAMTSRMGVPPVGFRTPGGFANGLREQPQIRAMLQDLGFDWVSSLYPPHLNTEPMQEPSATVLDSIVAAQVNAQPFVYPDGLIEIPMSPISDIGAFRTGQWKLDWFLKSIRQSLEWAIDNHAVFDFLAHPSCLYVVDPEFKSIQLICETVRKAGKRASIVDLTTVAARVKSRK, from the coding sequence GTGAACATTCAATCCCGTGGCAATGCCGCAAACATGTGGACCTGTTCCCGCCGCGAATGGCTGCGCACCGCCATCGCCACAGGGATGAGCGGTGGAGCCGCCCTGGCACTGAACCGACAGCGGTTGACGGCCGCCGAGTCGGACCAGGCCCTGATTGCCATTACGCTCGATCTCGAAATGAGCGCCAATTTCCCCACGCGAGAAACGACGCACTGGAATTTCGAGAAAGGGAATCTCAACGACGAAACGAAGCAGTACTCCGTCGAAGCCGCACGTCGCGTGAAAGCGGCTGGTGGGCTGCTGCATTTCTTCGCGGTGGGACGCGTGTTCGAACATCCGAGCGTGGATTGGCTGAAAGAAATCCTGCAGGAAGGCCATCCCGTCGGGAACCACACGTACGATCACATCAATGTCACCGCAACGACCGTCAAAGATTTGCAATTCCGGTTTCAACGTGCTCCCTGGCTACTGCGCGACCTGACGGTTGCGGATGCAATTCGCGACAACATTCTGTTGATGTCGAAGGCGATGACGTCGCGAATGGGTGTCCCCCCGGTCGGCTTCCGCACGCCTGGTGGATTTGCCAATGGGCTGCGTGAACAGCCACAGATTCGAGCGATGCTGCAAGATCTGGGATTCGATTGGGTCAGCAGCCTTTATCCGCCGCACTTGAACACCGAGCCGATGCAAGAGCCCTCCGCCACCGTCTTGGACTCGATCGTCGCCGCACAAGTGAATGCGCAACCATTTGTGTACCCCGACGGGCTGATTGAAATTCCGATGAGCCCCATCAGCGACATTGGTGCCTTTCGCACGGGCCAATGGAAGCTCGATTGGTTTCTCAAATCGATTCGACAGTCGTTGGAATGGGCGATCGACAACCACGCAGTCTTCGATTTCCTCGCACACCCGAGCTGTCTCTATGTCGTCGACCCGGAATTCAAATCGATTCAGCTCATCTGTGAGACGGTCCGCAAGGCGGGCAAACGCGCGTCAATCGTCGACCTGACCACCGTCGCCGCACGCGTCAAATCCAGAAAGTAA
- the hemA gene encoding glutamyl-tRNA reductase, with the protein MNLLALYCTHQTTPLAIRERLAFASGEQLAAAYAAMRERFPETEAVMLSTCNRVELYLARPTDAEPLTPPQLAQFLSEFHKVPLDEFVGELRAATGTEAVRHLFEVISSLDSMVLGEPQIVNQVREAYRLAEEQGACGPITHALFQGAIRTSSRVRTETRLAEGKVSIASVAVGDFAKSIFDHFSDKLVLVIGAGEMAEETLRYLKDEGVRDIVVVNRSPERAQRLAAEWGGQAKPWAELNQWLGRADVIVSTTGADKPIVDAELFKTVRAASSGRTAFILDLGAPRDFSTSVGELDGVFLYDIDSLKQTCEKNRKARVREVDKARQVIEDESAKFMAEFYRRAGGDVVTRLMQDWHGVSKEELDRLFNKLPHLGDRDREQIERTVERIVNKLLHPPLEALKDEAREGTPHGLINALKRLFGLND; encoded by the coding sequence GTGAATTTGCTCGCCCTGTATTGCACGCACCAAACGACTCCGCTGGCGATTCGCGAGCGGTTGGCGTTCGCTTCGGGCGAGCAACTGGCCGCCGCGTATGCGGCGATGCGCGAGCGTTTTCCAGAAACCGAAGCGGTGATGCTGTCGACATGCAACCGAGTCGAACTGTATCTGGCTCGTCCGACGGATGCGGAACCCTTGACGCCCCCTCAACTGGCGCAGTTTTTGTCCGAGTTCCACAAGGTTCCTCTGGATGAATTCGTCGGAGAATTGCGGGCCGCGACGGGGACGGAAGCGGTTCGGCATCTGTTCGAGGTCATTTCCTCACTCGACAGCATGGTGCTGGGCGAACCCCAAATCGTGAATCAAGTGCGTGAAGCCTATCGTCTTGCGGAAGAGCAAGGGGCCTGTGGGCCGATCACCCATGCGCTCTTCCAGGGGGCAATACGCACCTCAAGCCGAGTGCGCACCGAAACCCGACTCGCGGAAGGAAAAGTTTCCATCGCCAGTGTCGCGGTCGGCGACTTTGCCAAAAGCATCTTCGATCACTTCAGCGATAAGCTGGTCCTGGTGATTGGGGCTGGTGAAATGGCCGAGGAAACACTGCGATACCTTAAGGATGAGGGCGTTCGTGATATTGTTGTGGTCAATCGTAGCCCCGAACGAGCCCAGCGACTGGCTGCGGAATGGGGCGGACAGGCAAAGCCCTGGGCCGAGCTGAATCAATGGTTGGGCCGCGCGGACGTCATCGTCAGTACGACGGGAGCCGATAAACCGATCGTGGACGCGGAGCTGTTTAAGACGGTTCGGGCCGCATCCTCTGGACGCACGGCCTTTATTCTTGATCTGGGTGCACCCCGCGATTTCAGCACCAGCGTGGGGGAACTCGATGGCGTCTTTCTGTACGACATTGATAGCTTGAAACAAACGTGCGAAAAGAACCGCAAAGCGCGCGTGCGTGAAGTCGACAAGGCTCGCCAGGTCATCGAAGACGAATCGGCGAAGTTCATGGCCGAGTTCTACCGGCGTGCGGGCGGCGATGTCGTGACGCGACTCATGCAGGACTGGCATGGGGTCAGCAAGGAAGAATTGGATCGCCTGTTTAACAAGCTGCCCCATCTGGGCGACAGGGATCGAGAGCAGATCGAACGAACGGTGGAGCGGATTGTGAACAAACTGTTGCATCCTCCGCTCGAAGCGTTGAAAGACGAAGCCCGCGAGGGAACTCCTCACGGGCTCATCAATGCCTTGAAGCGATTGTTCGGCTTGAACGACTGA
- a CDS encoding M56 family metallopeptidase yields the protein MIPSLFPAAGESVIWRVCWHASLTIVLVQLICCLIPAMPGRMRSWLWRLAIIKLIVVLVWSTPVELPVLPPHHAATATIESSHSIVAALVERTPTSSGWKIGISVLWGIGAGNFLLQIVNSYRELVQFRCQCHPIDHPLLANEFADCVRSLRFSRFPQLLVCAGTGSPFVIGIRHPAVVLPQETWQQLSTAERQMALRHELAHLRHGDLVWNLLAALVRSFLFFHPLAWWAERELRTSHEMSADELAIRTQGCDAVDYGKLLLSIVHQSGTAEFPSTMAVGAAGSVGMLTRRLAAMRFMNRVSGRAVYSSAACVALIAAIGIVPWRLVTPFGSQQPPAIPLLSVTNDRDAAQRTTAEIRISRCSGQQDSPLSKPTVEFSGDSEVTLPIDNEHSIQVAVETNRQESPLTHSVRVTFIENPQSETPKRLFAPRVTLFDGSNAIVQDLDANGEGLKVEVAVSAVPSNR from the coding sequence ATGATCCCATCTCTGTTTCCCGCCGCAGGCGAAAGTGTGATCTGGCGCGTCTGCTGGCACGCCAGCCTGACCATCGTACTGGTTCAATTGATTTGTTGCCTGATTCCCGCCATGCCAGGTCGGATGCGCTCCTGGCTGTGGCGATTGGCCATCATCAAGCTGATCGTCGTCTTGGTATGGTCAACTCCCGTCGAGCTCCCGGTCCTTCCGCCACACCACGCGGCGACGGCAACAATCGAATCATCACATTCGATCGTTGCCGCCTTAGTTGAAAGAACGCCGACGTCGTCAGGCTGGAAAATCGGCATCTCTGTGCTTTGGGGAATTGGCGCAGGCAACTTCCTGTTGCAGATTGTGAACTCGTATCGAGAGCTGGTTCAGTTTCGATGTCAATGTCACCCGATCGATCACCCACTGTTAGCGAATGAATTCGCCGACTGCGTCCGTTCGCTACGATTTAGCAGGTTCCCACAATTGCTGGTGTGTGCGGGGACCGGAAGCCCCTTCGTCATCGGAATACGGCACCCTGCGGTTGTGCTGCCACAAGAAACCTGGCAGCAGCTGTCGACCGCCGAGCGACAGATGGCACTCCGTCATGAACTGGCGCATCTCAGGCACGGCGATCTGGTTTGGAATCTGTTGGCCGCTCTGGTCAGGTCCTTCTTGTTCTTTCATCCACTCGCCTGGTGGGCCGAGCGAGAATTGAGAACATCGCATGAGATGTCAGCCGATGAACTGGCCATTCGGACGCAAGGCTGTGACGCGGTGGACTATGGCAAGTTGCTGCTATCGATCGTCCATCAATCTGGAACCGCTGAATTTCCTTCCACGATGGCCGTGGGAGCAGCAGGTTCCGTCGGGATGCTTACAAGGAGGTTGGCAGCCATGAGATTCATGAATCGTGTTTCGGGTCGGGCCGTCTATAGTTCGGCAGCGTGCGTGGCTTTGATCGCTGCGATAGGAATTGTCCCTTGGCGATTGGTCACACCCTTTGGCTCGCAACAGCCGCCCGCCATTCCTTTGCTGAGCGTGACGAACGATCGCGACGCCGCCCAGCGTACGACGGCCGAAATTCGCATCTCACGATGTTCAGGTCAACAAGACTCCCCACTTTCGAAACCCACTGTGGAGTTTTCGGGCGATAGCGAAGTGACTCTGCCCATCGACAACGAACATTCCATTCAAGTGGCCGTGGAAACAAACCGGCAGGAATCTCCCCTGACGCATAGTGTCCGAGTGACGTTTATTGAGAACCCGCAAAGCGAAACACCGAAGCGCCTCTTCGCGCCGCGAGTCACCTTGTTCGATGGTTCCAATGCCATTGTTCAAGATTTGGACGCGAATGGCGAAGGCCTGAAAGTCGAAGTCGCAGTGTCTGCAGTGCCATCGAATCGCTAA
- a CDS encoding isocitrate/isopropylmalate dehydrogenase family protein: MHNVTLIPGDGVGPEIAEATRKCVEATGVKISWDVQECGIEVIEKVGKVPDSVLASVRKNKVALKAPITTPIGKGFRSVNVFLRQELGLYACVRPCKSFPGVRTYFSDSNVNLVVVRENTEDLYAGVEFQAGLPATTELIQAINKAATGKKISTGLDTTGISIKPISVEGTRNIAKFAFDYAVTHGRKSVTSVCKANIMKFTDGLWYDESRAVAASFGAKFEQPELKSKSDPTLDGKVPDGSKLTYMERLIDNMCMQLVQKPELYDVILLPNLYGDILSDLCAGLVGGLGVAPGANYGADSAIFEATHGSAPKYKGQNKVNPTALILSAKLMLDHLGEAKAAAKLEQAVADVIAEGKNVTYDLKPNRTDPTAVGTSQMADAICKRIAELG; the protein is encoded by the coding sequence ATGCACAATGTCACCCTCATTCCTGGCGATGGAGTCGGCCCGGAAATTGCCGAAGCAACCCGCAAGTGCGTCGAAGCAACGGGCGTCAAAATCAGTTGGGATGTCCAGGAATGCGGCATTGAAGTGATCGAAAAGGTCGGGAAGGTTCCCGATTCAGTTCTGGCCTCGGTTCGCAAGAACAAAGTCGCCCTGAAGGCTCCGATCACCACCCCCATCGGCAAGGGTTTTCGTTCGGTGAACGTCTTCTTGCGGCAGGAACTGGGCCTGTACGCCTGCGTCCGCCCCTGCAAGAGCTTCCCAGGCGTTCGTACCTATTTCAGTGACTCAAACGTCAACCTTGTCGTGGTTCGCGAAAACACCGAAGACCTTTACGCCGGTGTCGAATTCCAGGCTGGTCTGCCCGCCACAACCGAATTGATCCAGGCGATCAACAAGGCCGCGACCGGCAAGAAGATCAGCACCGGTTTGGACACAACCGGGATCAGCATCAAGCCGATCTCGGTCGAAGGAACTCGAAACATCGCCAAGTTCGCGTTCGACTACGCCGTCACGCACGGCCGTAAGTCGGTGACGTCGGTCTGCAAGGCGAACATCATGAAGTTCACCGATGGCCTGTGGTACGACGAGTCCCGCGCGGTGGCCGCATCGTTTGGAGCCAAGTTTGAACAGCCCGAACTGAAGTCCAAATCCGATCCAACCCTCGACGGAAAAGTTCCAGACGGCAGCAAGCTGACCTACATGGAACGCCTGATCGACAACATGTGTATGCAGTTGGTTCAAAAGCCAGAACTGTACGACGTCATCCTGCTGCCCAACCTGTACGGGGACATCCTGAGCGACCTGTGCGCAGGTCTTGTCGGTGGCCTCGGCGTGGCTCCTGGCGCCAACTATGGTGCGGATTCCGCCATCTTCGAAGCCACGCACGGCAGTGCTCCGAAGTACAAAGGCCAGAACAAGGTCAATCCGACCGCTTTGATTCTGTCTGCGAAGCTGATGCTGGATCACCTGGGCGAGGCCAAGGCGGCCGCGAAGCTGGAACAGGCCGTGGCCGACGTGATCGCCGAGGGCAAAAACGTCACCTACGACCTCAAGCCAAACCGCACCGACCCAACCGCCGTCGGCACCAGCCAGATGGCCGATGCGATCTGCAAGCGAATTGCCGAACTGGGATAG
- the lpxK gene encoding tetraacyldisaccharide 4'-kinase has translation MDEAALHDLLSGRRQDVAARLLRSGLSVASVLYAAATSARNGAYDQQWLPTHRASAPVISVGNVTTGGTGKTPVVAWLVNRLLQAGCHPGILSRGYHALAVDSSGQSISENDEKRVLDRLCPGVPHLQQRDRVRSGTHATQDLGCDVLVLDDGFQHRRLHRDLDLVLIDSLRPWGYGQLLPRGLLRESLRSLRRADTILITRANQSPIAELDRIRTQLHRCRGTDECVEVAFTPQWFVDFAGTRHPIDSLIGKSVFAFCGIGNPVGFGQTVDGLHVRCQQLQTFPDHHHYTPADLMALAERAKSLAVDAVLVTQKDIVKLSASDWNGPPLFAIEIGADLISGAELLEQQLRRVIEASRA, from the coding sequence ATGGATGAAGCGGCTCTGCATGACCTGCTTTCGGGCCGACGACAAGACGTTGCGGCCCGACTGCTGCGCAGCGGACTCTCGGTCGCGTCTGTGCTCTATGCCGCCGCGACGTCCGCACGCAACGGGGCGTACGATCAGCAGTGGTTGCCCACACATCGCGCCAGCGCGCCGGTGATTTCCGTAGGGAATGTCACCACCGGCGGAACTGGCAAGACACCGGTAGTGGCCTGGCTCGTCAACCGACTCTTGCAAGCGGGATGCCATCCGGGAATTCTCAGCCGCGGCTACCATGCGCTGGCCGTCGACTCATCGGGTCAGTCCATTTCTGAAAATGATGAAAAGCGTGTGCTCGACCGCCTTTGCCCTGGCGTACCGCATCTCCAGCAGCGCGACCGAGTCCGCTCTGGAACCCATGCTACGCAGGACCTCGGCTGTGATGTCCTCGTGCTCGACGATGGCTTTCAGCACCGCCGACTGCATCGTGACCTGGATCTTGTCCTGATCGATTCTCTGCGTCCTTGGGGCTATGGCCAGTTGTTACCACGCGGATTGCTCCGCGAATCTCTACGATCGCTTCGACGTGCCGACACGATTCTGATCACGCGCGCCAATCAATCGCCCATCGCCGAACTCGATCGGATTCGCACTCAGCTTCATCGCTGCCGTGGAACGGACGAATGCGTCGAGGTGGCCTTCACACCGCAGTGGTTCGTCGACTTCGCGGGCACGCGACATCCGATTGATTCCTTGATAGGAAAATCGGTATTCGCGTTTTGTGGAATCGGCAACCCCGTTGGATTCGGCCAAACCGTCGATGGATTGCATGTACGATGTCAACAACTGCAAACGTTTCCCGACCACCATCACTACACCCCAGCGGACCTGATGGCGCTGGCTGAGCGTGCAAAATCACTCGCAGTCGATGCGGTCCTGGTGACGCAAAAAGACATCGTCAAACTTTCTGCGTCTGACTGGAACGGCCCCCCCCTTTTCGCCATCGAAATCGGCGCAGACCTAATCAGCGGTGCAGAGTTGCTGGAGCAACAACTGCGGCGAGTGATCGAAGCATCACGCGCCTAA
- the ccsA gene encoding cytochrome c biogenesis protein CcsA, whose product MLKTSVICFLASYSCAFACELLQLRRRHILLRIGSWLLAAAGLLAQTFYLVNSSRHLGLPPLLSSPHDWLLVLALIVVAVHLFVSLADSDLATGLVVWPIVLALVTAAQFVPLLPGQESNSYRNWKMLHASMLVLGTAGVLQGFVLSLLYLWQYRRLKHRQAAGSGVKLPSLELIERLNRWSILISVPLLTIGIVTGFGLTIAHVGHDFSFTLLDPLVIGGALTWTLLVVLFFWLLTQKKRSPGKQVALLTLWSCGFLIVALVGLEMIVAAMGKRGFHVPTTERVVVPEKT is encoded by the coding sequence ATGTTGAAAACAAGCGTCATCTGTTTTTTAGCCAGCTACAGTTGCGCTTTTGCTTGCGAACTGCTGCAGCTTCGGCGGCGGCACATCCTGTTGCGGATTGGTTCGTGGTTACTGGCGGCGGCGGGACTGCTCGCCCAAACGTTCTACTTGGTCAATTCGTCCCGCCACCTCGGACTTCCCCCACTTCTTAGCTCGCCACACGACTGGCTGCTGGTTCTGGCACTGATCGTTGTCGCGGTGCATTTATTCGTGTCCCTGGCGGACAGCGACTTGGCAACGGGACTGGTTGTCTGGCCGATTGTACTCGCACTGGTCACGGCCGCTCAGTTCGTTCCGCTACTTCCGGGCCAGGAATCGAACTCGTACCGGAACTGGAAGATGTTGCATGCCTCCATGTTGGTGCTGGGAACGGCCGGGGTGTTGCAAGGGTTTGTGCTCAGTCTCTTGTACCTTTGGCAGTATCGCCGACTGAAACATCGGCAGGCGGCGGGGAGCGGGGTCAAGCTTCCCAGCCTGGAACTGATCGAGCGGTTGAATCGCTGGTCGATCTTGATCTCCGTTCCGTTGCTGACGATTGGGATCGTGACTGGATTCGGTCTGACGATTGCCCATGTTGGCCACGATTTTTCGTTTACCTTGCTTGATCCGCTGGTCATTGGCGGTGCGCTCACTTGGACATTGCTGGTCGTTTTGTTCTTCTGGTTGCTGACTCAGAAGAAGCGTTCCCCTGGGAAACAAGTCGCCTTGTTGACCTTGTGGTCCTGCGGATTCCTGATTGTTGCACTCGTGGGATTGGAGATGATTGTCGCGGCCATGGGAAAACGAGGATTTCACGTACCAACAACCGAACGCGTTGTCGTTCCCGAAAAAACCTGA
- a CDS encoding tetratricopeptide repeat protein: protein MNRTFWKTAIVCGLAVSLVTNSLFARGGHGGGGGGGGGGGQAGHGGGGGGGHPGGGGSRPGGGNPGVGNPGGGSHPGGANPGGGHPGGGNPGGGTPQQHGNGNLGGVNHGPIGNTSIPGRTGGSPVVTGSPQIGHHPIPNGGFGGNPQGNFINQHPGGGNPGGHSVMPVNQPGGHHQPANWNQPGGPGHQHFNGNNFVGNSVHFGNRPIQLSNAAYRPSYYNHAGYYHGYWNGSRGYGGYGWGPGYRYGGYGYRPYFWGLGGWGLGSLIYGSGYMGYYNPYYTTYSGVGYNYAQPIPVYYNQPTVVADPNTPTANSSDAILNSAIAAFKQNNYDAALDLVNQGITQHPDDAVLHEFRGLVLFAKGDYQQAAATVHSVLAVGPGWDWTTLSGLYADIGLYTTQLRQLEATVKQNPMDAATRFLLAYHYLSDGYPDAAVRQLQQVVMLLPNDQVAASLLKMTSAPQETPNSDPAALPTPQPPVDIPPPGSSQATPVDPATIIGSWNAAKGDGSRFALMLANDKTFTWTFTPKQQQPQSFNGTYSLDGNVIALEREGGGSLVAEITSINGSGFNFKMVGAPPEDPGLNFAK, encoded by the coding sequence ATGAATCGAACATTCTGGAAAACAGCCATCGTTTGCGGCCTGGCCGTGTCACTCGTAACCAATTCACTCTTCGCACGGGGTGGACACGGCGGAGGAGGAGGAGGTGGGGGGGGCGGCGGTCAAGCAGGCCATGGAGGTGGTGGTGGAGGGGGGCATCCTGGCGGGGGCGGGAGTCGTCCTGGAGGTGGCAACCCCGGTGTGGGAAATCCCGGCGGTGGTAGCCATCCGGGTGGCGCGAATCCTGGGGGAGGACATCCAGGTGGTGGAAATCCCGGAGGCGGCACACCGCAGCAGCACGGCAATGGGAACCTCGGTGGCGTGAATCACGGCCCGATCGGAAACACCAGTATCCCAGGCCGCACTGGTGGCTCGCCCGTTGTGACCGGTTCGCCACAGATTGGGCACCATCCCATCCCAAACGGCGGTTTCGGCGGAAATCCACAAGGCAATTTCATCAATCAACATCCAGGTGGAGGCAACCCGGGAGGTCACTCCGTGATGCCGGTGAATCAGCCTGGTGGCCACCATCAACCTGCAAACTGGAACCAGCCCGGCGGCCCGGGGCATCAGCACTTCAACGGGAACAACTTCGTTGGAAACTCGGTGCATTTCGGAAATCGGCCAATTCAACTGAGCAACGCGGCCTATCGCCCGTCGTACTACAACCATGCCGGCTACTACCATGGCTATTGGAACGGCAGTCGTGGCTATGGAGGTTACGGCTGGGGCCCCGGTTATCGTTATGGCGGCTATGGCTACCGTCCCTATTTCTGGGGATTGGGCGGCTGGGGTCTGGGATCGTTAATTTATGGCAGTGGATACATGGGGTACTACAACCCTTACTACACCACTTATTCAGGAGTGGGGTACAACTATGCGCAGCCAATTCCAGTTTACTACAACCAGCCAACCGTGGTTGCCGATCCGAACACCCCCACTGCAAACTCGTCTGATGCAATCCTGAATTCGGCGATTGCTGCGTTCAAGCAGAATAACTACGACGCCGCACTCGACCTCGTCAATCAAGGAATCACACAGCATCCAGATGATGCGGTTCTACACGAGTTCCGCGGACTGGTCTTGTTCGCGAAAGGCGACTATCAACAGGCCGCCGCCACAGTCCATTCGGTCCTGGCAGTGGGCCCAGGCTGGGACTGGACGACACTGAGCGGCTTGTACGCCGACATCGGACTCTATACGACGCAACTTCGCCAACTCGAAGCGACCGTCAAACAGAACCCCATGGATGCCGCCACGCGGTTCCTTCTCGCCTATCACTATTTGAGTGACGGGTATCCCGATGCCGCTGTTCGTCAACTGCAACAAGTGGTCATGCTGCTCCCCAACGATCAGGTTGCCGCCAGTTTGCTAAAAATGACATCGGCTCCTCAAGAGACGCCCAACAGTGATCCCGCTGCACTACCGACACCGCAGCCTCCCGTCGATATCCCGCCGCCAGGATCATCCCAAGCCACGCCGGTCGATCCTGCAACCATTATCGGCAGTTGGAACGCCGCCAAAGGCGACGGTTCAAGGTTCGCCCTCATGCTGGCGAACGACAAAACGTTTACATGGACGTTCACGCCAAAACAGCAACAGCCCCAATCGTTCAATGGAACTTATTCGCTCGATGGAAATGTGATTGCGCTCGAACGAGAAGGTGGCGGTTCACTGGTCGCGGAAATCACCTCGATCAATGGTTCCGGATTCAACTTCAAGATGGTGGGGGCTCCCCCTGAAGACCCCGGGCTGAACTTCGCGAAATAA
- a CDS encoding BlaI/MecI/CopY family transcriptional regulator, producing the protein MKRSAAALGATEIEVLRHLGEHHPQSVGEVADHFAQTSGQARTTILTIMERLRKKGYLTRKSVKGVYRYAPKVSSHDLLRGLVKTFVDQTLGGSVSPFVAYLSDNGSVSEDDLEQLKKLVRDLEQQRKGIRE; encoded by the coding sequence ATGAAGCGCTCTGCCGCCGCGCTCGGTGCGACAGAAATCGAAGTTTTGCGACACCTGGGTGAACATCATCCGCAGAGTGTCGGCGAGGTCGCCGATCATTTCGCCCAAACATCCGGTCAGGCACGAACGACAATCCTGACGATCATGGAACGTCTGCGGAAGAAGGGGTACCTGACTCGTAAGTCAGTAAAAGGGGTCTATCGCTATGCCCCGAAGGTCTCGTCTCATGATTTGCTGCGGGGTCTGGTGAAGACCTTCGTTGATCAAACCCTGGGCGGTTCGGTCTCACCTTTCGTGGCCTATCTGTCGGACAATGGCTCCGTCTCGGAAGACGATCTTGAGCAGCTGAAAAAGCTCGTGCGCGATCTGGAACAACAGCGAAAAGGAATTCGCGAATGA
- a CDS encoding YybH family protein: MSTILFSVALLAHDAASAQDTKTKIPTKAVPVLPSKATPSTPAAKTAKPDSVETVQTTVLATTATADDENAVRAAAQAYIKLFNEGNAKGLADHYTTNAEYIDERGVLVRGRTAIEESLKTYLSEHPGCTLDLNIASIRIVGAGMAIEDGTATLTLSNGAAPTISRYTAVSQKTGARWQLASVRDFSTNQPPAHRDYLKQLDWMLGEWVHEGSDAVVVFNCHPSDNGNFLVRNFTIRISGQDAISGSQRIGWDAQAKKFRAWTFDSDGGHSDGYWHRDGDSWVLKAAGVTATGQSASNTSIYTFTNPHTITFQVVDHEIAGEEFPDSPKVKIVRHPPRPE; encoded by the coding sequence ATGTCGACGATTCTCTTTTCAGTCGCCTTGCTGGCCCATGATGCCGCAAGTGCGCAGGACACGAAGACGAAAATCCCTACCAAGGCCGTACCAGTCTTGCCCAGTAAGGCGACCCCCTCGACGCCTGCGGCGAAAACCGCGAAACCCGATTCTGTCGAAACAGTCCAAACGACTGTGCTCGCTACGACGGCGACCGCTGATGACGAAAATGCCGTCCGCGCGGCGGCACAGGCCTACATCAAACTCTTCAACGAAGGAAACGCAAAGGGATTAGCCGATCACTACACAACGAACGCGGAGTACATTGATGAACGGGGCGTCCTTGTGCGCGGTCGGACTGCCATCGAAGAATCGCTGAAAACCTATTTGTCCGAACATCCGGGATGTACCCTGGATCTGAACATCGCGTCGATTCGGATCGTCGGCGCGGGAATGGCGATTGAAGATGGAACGGCCACGCTCACTCTTTCGAACGGCGCGGCACCGACAATTTCTCGCTATACCGCCGTCAGCCAGAAGACGGGAGCACGATGGCAACTCGCCAGCGTCAGGGACTTTTCCACAAATCAACCACCTGCACACCGTGACTACTTGAAACAACTGGACTGGATGTTGGGAGAATGGGTCCACGAGGGAAGCGACGCGGTCGTCGTGTTTAACTGCCACCCCTCCGACAACGGAAACTTTCTGGTACGGAATTTTACGATTCGAATCTCCGGCCAAGACGCGATCAGCGGTTCGCAACGGATCGGATGGGATGCGCAGGCCAAGAAGTTCCGCGCCTGGACGTTCGATTCTGACGGCGGTCATTCTGATGGCTACTGGCATCGAGATGGTGACAGTTGGGTCTTAAAAGCGGCGGGTGTCACGGCAACGGGTCAGAGCGCTTCGAACACCAGCATCTACACCTTCACCAATCCACATACCATTACCTTTCAGGTCGTGGATCACGAAATCGCCGGTGAAGAATTTCCAGACAGTCCGAAAGTCAAAATCGTTCGCCATCCCCCTCGCCCGGAGTGA